The window AATTTAAAGATTCATGTAAACTGTTTACAAGAGTATCCAGCACATAAGTGATCACAATAAATGTTGGCTGTTTCTGCTActgctgttttttaatttttctttcttttaagcacagggtctcactctgttgcccaggctagagtgcggtggcacagtcattgttcactgtaacctctaactcctgggctcaagcaatcctcatatatatacacatatatatgtatgtgtatatatgtatgtatatatgtatgtagatatatgtctatatatataatgtatatatatgtgtgtctatatatatatatatattttttttttttttcttttaaagtttttgagacaaagtcttgttctgttgtccaggctggagtgcagtggcacaatctcagcgtactgcaacctctgcctcctgggttcaagcaattctcgtgcttcagcctcctgagtagctgagattacaggtgtgtaccaccacacccagctaaatttttgtatttttagtagagacagggtttcaccatgttgcccagactagtctcgaactcttgagctcaaacgatcccgatctgtccacctctgcctcccaaagtgctaggattacaggcgtgagccactgtgcccagcccagttttaatttatatttatttatttatttgttagagacaaggtcttgctctgttgctctggctggagttccatggtgtgatcatagctcactacaacctggagctcctgggttcagtgatcttcccagctcagccttccgtgtagctaggactacaggcatatgccaccacgcttggctaactttaaaaaaaaattcttgtagagatgggggtcttgctatgtttcccaggttggtcttgaactcctggcctcaagcagttcttctgcttcagcctcccgaagtgttggaattacaggcatgagccactgcacctgatctACTACTGTTAACATAATGAAAGATGAGGCCTCTGCTTCATTCTCCTTCCAcaatttgtaaaattaattttatttctatatataacattaaataaTGTATCTAGTCCTTTTATTTCCCCAACAGCATAATATATCTTAACTTCCTGCTCTAAGTGATGAAGAAAGCCCTactcattcttatttatttatttgttattatttttttgagatggagtctcattctgtcgcccagcctggagtgcagtggcgcgatcttggctcactgcaacctctgcctcctgggttcaagcagttctctccctcagccttccgagtagttgggattacaggcgcctgccaccacactcagctaatttttgtatttttagtagagatggggtttcagcatgttggccaggctggtcttgaactcctgaccttgtgatccatctgcctcggcctcccaaagtgctgggattacaggtgtgagccaccgcatctggcctacttcattcttttatatttgaTTTCCACTAGTTATAATATTACTTTTGCATCATTAGGTGCATTCTTTATGGATTGTATCcttcaaggaattggtccatttcatctggGTTATCAAATTTATGGGCAtagaattgttcataatattcctttattcctttaatgtccatgggatctgtagtgatggcttctctttcatttctgatattaataatttgtgtcctccctctttttttcttagcctggGTAGAGGGCTTATCAattttatcaatcttttaaaaaaccagctttgggtttcattgatttttctttattgatttcctgttttcaagttcattgatttctgctatcatgtttattatttttcttctgcttattttggatattgtttgctcttctttttctagtttgctAAGATGTAAGGTTAAATTACTGATTTTaggttgtttttctttcctaaaatatgtatagtactatgaatttccctctaagcacttcTCTTGCTTCATTCTATAGTGTTTAATGAATTATATTTTCACCTTCACCtagttaacatatttttaaatttctcatgaGATTTTGTATGTTACCCATTTGTATACCATTTTGGGATTTTTCCAGCTctctttctattattgatttctagtttaatttcattaTGGCTTAAGAGAAGAcactgtatgatttttattttaaaaaatttttaaggtgtATTTTATGGCCCAAAATGTGGTCCgttttggtgaatgttccatgtgagcttgatATGAAGTAGTTTACAGATGTCAACTATATCCAGTTTATTGATGGTGCTGTTGAATTCAACTATGTCCTTAccgattttctgcctgctggatctgtgTATTTCTGATAGAGGATTGTTGAAGTTTCAGACTATAATGTAGATTCATCTATTTCTCCATTAGTTTTTGCCTCACATGTTTTGATACTCATTGGTTAGGTACATACATGttaagggttgtttttttttttggagaattgactcctttattattatgtaatgacCCTCTTTATCTTTGCTAACCTTCCTTGCtttgaaatctgctctgtctgaaattaatataactACTACTGGTTTCTTTggattagtgttagcatggtatatctttctccattcctttacttttttcttggtGTTTCTCCATCTTAGGTTGGACTGGGTGGCTCGAGTGGGCTGGAGTTGGATATTTCCCTTCTCTCAAGTTggttaggctctgataaaactCCAATAGGCTAGGTTCTGATAAAGTGGTTTCTCTTGAGGGGCAGCTTTGTTAAGAACAACACAGTGCTCTGCATACTTCAAAATGggtccttttccctttctcttcccgGAAGCCCAAGGGGATTTTTCTTTGATATTCACTGTGAGAATCTGATTGAGCTCCTGGAGCTAAAACTCACAGAAGTGTGGGGAGCCCTCTGAATTTATGCCAAAATACAGAGACCTATTATAGTggtaatttctgttgtttgtgtcttcttcttCAGTACTTGGACCATGAGACTGTTTCAGCCACTTTCATCGACAGCAGTGGACAGTTTGTTTCCTCCCAGGTGACAGGAATTAGCCGAAATCCCTACTGTGGCTATGATCAGCAGACCCTGTCCAGCCAGGAGCGCATGGAGGAGGACTCCTTGCTGGCTGCCTTGCACCGGCAGGTTCCTGATGTGGGCCCAGTCCCCTTTGTGAAGAGCACTGACCCTTCTTCCAGCTACTTTGTCATCTTGAACTCTGCTGCCTTCTTTAAGGTGGGAAGCCAGCTTGAGGTGCTGGTTCATGTGCAGGATTTTCAAAGAAAGCCCAAGAAGTATGGTGGAGACTACCTGCAGGCCAGAATTCACTCCCTCAAGCTGCAGGCTGGGGCTGTGGGCAGGGTGGTGGATTACCAGAATGGGTTTTACAAGGTTTTCTTTACTTTGCTATGGCCAGGCAAAGTTAAAGTATCCGTATCTCTGGTCCACCCCAGTGAAGGGATCAGAGTTCTTCAGCGCTTACAGGAAGATAAACCAGACAGGGTCTATTTCAAGAGTCTCTTCCGTTCAGGAAGAATTTCTGAAACTACTGAGTGCAACGTGTGTCTTCCTGGGAATCTGCCCCTGTGTAACTTTACAGACCTCTACACTGGGGAGCCCTGGTTCTGCTTCAAACCAAAGAAGCTCCCTTGCAGCAGCAGAATTACCCATTTCAAAGGTGGATACCTGAAAGGTCTCCTAACCGCTGCAGAGAGTGCTTTCTTCCAGAGGTATGTACTGCTTTTTCTTGGGGATGATTTGAAGAGTTCTTTTCCACTGTCCTTGTCCCATTTAGGAGACTTTCTGGTATTCGGTATGTGTTTCTTACCTCTCTCTCAACTTGGCCCAATACAGAAGAGGtagtgaataaaaaaaaaaacatagatttgtatttttcattagtgttttaaaaatgaagcttAATGCTTATCTGAGTCCAAATTAAAGACCTTTTACCCTTGAATTTTTGTTCTTTACCCTCATATCTGTGTTTTCCTTTAGAACCACATAGCATGTTTACACAGTAGCTGTGTAAGTAAAATCCCTTATTCACAGAACAGATAGAAGTTATCTAAGGGTcagatgtggtgactcatgcttgtaatcccagcactttgggaggctgaaacgggaggatcgcttgagcccaggagtttgagaccagcctgggcaacatagcaagaccccatctattttatgtaaagaaaaaaataatccaagaACAGGGCTGGTAGGGCTGGTAGTCAGGCTGGTGTTTTATCTTTGTATCTAATGaactgaaactttaaaaagtaacataataacagtttttaaaatcatttgaacctacTGATTAAAAAACTATGAATATGGCAACATTGCTGGGTTGACTTAATAAGCATAGGAAGTCAGGAATACCAcagaaaactatattttttaagcTAAATAGTTGTTGAAATTATTGCAGTATTGTGTTCAAATTTCTATTTCAAATgtaagcttaaaatattttcagcatgATGAGAAATACATGGAATAATGTGCAGAAAGGAATATGGAACCAGTATgaattaaaatttgtgttttcttcaacaTTCCATAACatcactaagaaataaaaaattataaaagctacATGGTTAAAAAGTACCATgctggccaagcgtggtggctcatgactgtagtcccagcactttgggaggctgaggtgggaggaaggctggagcccaggagtttgaggttgcagtgagctgtgatcacaattgcactacagcctggacaacagagtgagaccctgtctcaacaaaaagtaCAATTGTTTGAAAGAATGTATacatgttttttactttttagtgaaatatattgtttttaaacattCCTTGGTAGAGAGAATTTTTTTGTTGGATAAAAGGGAGGTATTTTTGTTAAGGATATCTGGGCACCCTAAAAATTTCATACTTTATGTCCACTCATTACCGTATGGGAGAAAAGTTGCTACCATAAAGTATGTGGTTTGTAGGAGCTCCTAAAATAAAACTCTTCAGTTTTCCACCCTGAAGTCAGCTTTTGGTCATACCAGATTATGTACATATGTAGTGGGTTCATGCCATACTTTTAGAAGGCCAGCAGAGGGAGCACTACTCAATGTACAGTGTTTACTGTACTGCTGAGAAGACTAGTATTTTCTATGGCTcagtacaaaatgaaaacaaaattaaatttcacaactcctcaaaacaaaaccaaaacaaaatttttcattttattcgtGGGTTCAGGTTTCAGACATGCTATTTATTAGTGACTGagcagattattttatttctgtgtacTTTTTTGCCTATATATGAAGACTACTCAATTACCCTATTTTAGagggttggtttgtttgtttgttttgcaacagggtctcactttgtcatccaggctggagtgcagtggcatgattgcagcttgctgcagcctcaacgtccCGGGTTCGacggattctcccacctcagcctcccgagtagttcggactacaggtgtgcgccaccacacccagctaatttttgtatgttttgtagaaatgtggtttcactatgttgcccaggctggtcttgaacccctgggctcaagtagtcctcctgctttgtcctcccaaagggctggaattacagatgtgagccaccataccccgTTAGAGTtgtgtttttagatttttaagttaTTATGGATACATCCTAGTTGCACATATTTTTGAGGtagatgtgatattttgatacaagcatataatatgtaatgatcaaatcagggtaattggagTATCCATTGCctaaagcatttatcatttctttgtgttgggaacattccaattccactgtcataattgttttgaaatatatagtaaATGATTGTTAACTATAATTGCCCTATAGAGTTACGTTGTCAGTCTACTTAGTGGCCTAGCAAAGAGGAAGAAACATAGTAATTTACGCAAATTCCAGGTGGAAAATAGAGAAAGTTTAGAGAACTAAATTAGtgtaaaacttaaaagtatttcTGACTATAAATTctaccattaaaaacaaaaaagcacccGTGAACCCACAAGGATAAAATAATGTGTTTGTCCCTGCCCTTCCTTGCATATCCTGGGTGAGGCTGGTTGATGGTACATTGTTGTAGAATAATTGCGGAATTTTATTTACCTGGAAGTTTGCTGAGAAAACAATGTCTGAGGTGGTGTAAGTTTTTGGAAAGCAAACATTTGACAGAGTTCTCataattgattttcattttccaccCTTTATTCTGTTAAAGTTCTGAAATATTGCATAAGgccatctgaaaagaaaaagaaaaagattgaaattGATTTTTTGGGGGATCTTTGGGTATACTGTTTTGAGCTCATGGCCCAAATATGTTGAGCTGATATCCTTTTTTACTTCTCTTCCTTGGTAGCTCATAACCTTACTTAAACCAGAAAGAATTAAGAAGCTTAGCCTTGGTATTTGGTTCCCTAAATGACAGTTGAACAATTAAAATATGTCATCTTTGTTCTTTATCTATAAGGGAATAAAAGTGTTACTTTTGGAAAGGACAACAGGGGTTTCCTTAAAGATCCTATTAATATAAGGGAAGGCCTTTTGAAAGAATGGGCTTATCACCTACaacatttcccttttattttagcATGAttgctacttttttctttctaactttgtgtttaaaaaattgaatcttTAGAAACATTGCAGGAATAATAACAATGAACTCATATACCTTTAACTTAGATTCACTATTATTGTTTTGACACattttgctttatctttctttgtgtttatatgtatCTGTGTATAATTTTTTCCCCTGAACCACCTGAGAGTATGTTGCAGacatcatggcactgcactccataAATATGCCTCTCCTAAGAAAATGGACTTTCTCTAACATATAACCATAATGATCACATTTGGGACATTTATCATTGTTATAGTACTGTTATTTAATATGCAGTTCATATTAGATATTCAAGTTTCTTCAGTTGTCCCAATAATGACTTCTGTagctatctttttaattttaactaatcTAATCTATGCTTACTC is drawn from Homo sapiens chromosome 3, GRCh38.p14 Primary Assembly and contains these coding sequences:
- the NXPE3 gene encoding NXPE family member 3 isoform 2 (isoform 2 is encoded by transcript variant 10); its protein translation is MWTNFFKLRLFCCLLAVLMVVVLVINVTQVEYLDHETVSATFIDSSGQFVSSQVTGISRNPYCGYDQQTLSSQERMEEDSLLAALHRQVPDVGPVPFVKSTDPSSSYFVILNSAAFFKVGSQLEVLVHVQDFQRKPKKYGGDYLQARIHSLKLQAGAVGRVVDYQNGFYKVFFTLLWPGKVKVSVSLVHPSEGIRVLQRLQEDKPDRVYFKSLFRSGRISETTECNVCLPGNLPLCNFTDLYTGEPWFCFKPKKLPCSSRITHFKGGYLKGLLTAAESAFFQSGVNIKMPVNSSGPDWVTVIPRRIKDLVEFNLGSPKNVGPFLAVDQKHNILLKYRCHGPPIRFTTVFSNELHYVANELNGIVGGKNTVVAIAVWSHFSTFPLEVYIRRLRNIRRAVVRLLDRSPKTVVVIRTANAQELGPEVSLFNSDWYNFQLDTILRRMFSGVGVYLVDAWEMTLAHYLPHKLHPDEVIVKNQLDMFLSFVCPLET